The following is a genomic window from Episyrphus balteatus chromosome 1, idEpiBalt1.1, whole genome shotgun sequence.
TACACCATAAAAACTTGATACTTACCTTCATTTTTAGGTGCTAATGCTCCTCTACATTGGATACGAACTTCGATTGAAAATATTGTTCCCTCAACTGCtgaacattttcaaataaaGAGAAAGAAAATCTTAATGGGATTGAATATGTATGGGAATGATTATACACCCGATGGTGGTGGTCCCATTGTTGCTGGACAATTTCTTGATTTGGTGAAGAATGTTAAAAAGCGACTTACATACGATGAACATGATGTGgagaatttctttgaaattaagTGAGTCTTTATTATTCTCTAATTTTCCAAAGCTTAAAAATGTACGTTTTTTTTAGAACAACTGATGGACGTCATATAATATTCTATCCAACCTTGTTCTCAATCAATGAACGTATAAAACTTGCACAAGAAATGGGTGTTGGCATATCGATTTGGGAACTTGGCCAAGGATTAGATTATTTCTatgatttgttttaaaaatcaagaagaaacaaaaatttagtcaaactTCAGCAcaaaaaacagctttattttaaatttaggaaaaaacaaaaatacaatttcaaaagcaatacaaatttaaataaaaaaaaaataagcaaaattattattaaatcaaattttaagcGGAGTTTTACTTAAGTTCATTAAAACACTCATCAATGTCAACTTTTTGGGGATGAAACAAGGTAAAAAGATAGGCCCCAGAAGGTATAGAGACTGGACGTAACAAGAGTCTTATGGAGCGATGAATTGTTTGTCAGCAAGTGGATTGGGAGATTTGACTCGAATGAACAAGGAGTCATATAAGACGATAATTTGAGGAAAACGCTTTgatcatttttgtttaactagttttattaaaataataatttttttcatctcACTTATCAAGTGGATCTCGATCTTTTGCATTTATCATCCACGAGCATACCTCAGAACTGCTTGGTTGTGTTGTGGATGATGTTTCTTCCGTTTCACGCAGTTGTCTGTCCCTTTGAATGCTTTCTCTCAAAATTTGTTGGATATCCCATGCTGTATGCTCTTGCAATTcttcattttgaattttatttatttcaaaaacgacttGCTTCCCAAGCCAATCATATTTCTCTTCCAGTTCGACTTGGAAAAGTTTTGTAGTTTCTTTAATTTGCTGTCGGATTTTTTCAAGGGCATACCTCTTctgataagtaaaaaaaaaatgttttaaggtttcatatattttaaatatattcttACAAATGTAGCTATAGATCATTTTAATAAACTAATATAGACGTACTCGATACATCTAACAAATTATAAATACTTACTCTTTGACTCTTTAGATCAGAAGCTTCTATAGTCTCACAAGAATCGTCATTTTCGTCATGATTCCCGTCATGATCCTCGTCATTGTCCTCAAGATATtctgcttttaactaaaaacaaatagaaaaattgaagaaattcagtttagtttttttttacgaattgaattgaatttttatgtttttgtaaaatttaaaattatttaaaggaTATTAGACGTTGATACCGAGCGAAATATGTAAGCGCAGACATATTAACAT
Proteins encoded in this region:
- the LOC129919312 gene encoding uncharacterized protein LOC129919312 isoform X2, with product MCTYDLRAIYKRNSEKQSYQYINDSLENESSEPPVKIKKLEKNSFQDFYESHNLFENESPETVPKPKQLKAEYLEDNDEDHDGNHDENDDSCETIEASDLKSQRKRYALEKIRQQIKETTKLFQVELEEKYDWLGKQVVFEINKIQNEELQEHTAWDIQQILRESIQRDRQLRETEETSSTTQPSSSEVCSWMINAKDRDPLDK